A section of the Paenibacillus aurantius genome encodes:
- the ndk gene encoding nucleoside-diphosphate kinase, with translation MERSFIMVKPDGVQRGLIGEVVKRLEQKGFQLAAAKLMVISREQAEKHYAEHQGKSFYEELISFITSGPVFGMVWQGDQVITISRMLMGKTNTLDAQPGTIRGDFAVHTGNNIIHGSDSPESAEREIANFFREEEIVNYERTIQKWI, from the coding sequence ATGGAAAGAAGCTTTATTATGGTTAAGCCGGACGGAGTCCAGCGCGGATTAATTGGTGAAGTCGTTAAGCGTCTGGAGCAGAAAGGCTTCCAGCTGGCGGCTGCCAAGCTGATGGTGATCTCGCGCGAGCAAGCGGAGAAGCATTATGCTGAGCATCAAGGAAAATCCTTCTATGAAGAACTGATTTCCTTCATCACATCCGGACCGGTTTTCGGAATGGTTTGGCAGGGGGATCAGGTTATTACGATTTCCCGCATGCTGATGGGCAAAACCAACACGCTGGACGCTCAGCCCGGAACCATCCGCGGAGATTTCGCCGTACATACCGGCAATAACATCATTCACGGCTCTGACTCTCCGGAGAGCGCGGAACGTGAAATCGCGAACTTCTTCCGGGAGGAAGAAATCGTGAATTACGAAAGAACCATCCAAAAGTGGATCTAA
- the hepT gene encoding heptaprenyl diphosphate synthase component II — protein MKIIDIYSRYKKDLANIEKELESSVQSDHALLNETSVHLLKAGGKRIRPVFVLLAGRFGNYDLETLKNVAVSMELIHMASLVHDDVIDDAATRRGQPTVKSKWDNRIAMYTGDYIFARALGVVTRLPQPEIHQIMSHAIVEMSVGEMEQIRFFFHTGQTVRDYLLRIKRKTAYLIAISCQLGAVAAGASASVCDKLYRFGYNVGMAFQIRDDVLDLNGTEQQIGKPPGSDIKQGNITLPVLFALQDPQRKVLLLEQIESIREAEGQGDVTPFLEAIRRSGGVKRAEDLASRYIDRAIEALDGLPARQAKKDLIRIAHFVGNRSY, from the coding sequence ATGAAGATTATAGATATTTATTCCAGGTATAAAAAAGATTTGGCCAATATCGAGAAAGAGCTGGAGAGCAGCGTTCAGTCCGATCATGCTCTTCTGAACGAGACCTCGGTTCATCTTCTGAAGGCAGGCGGAAAGCGGATCCGGCCTGTCTTTGTCCTGCTCGCCGGCCGGTTTGGGAATTATGACCTGGAAACGCTCAAAAATGTCGCTGTGTCCATGGAACTCATCCATATGGCTTCTCTGGTTCATGACGACGTCATTGACGATGCGGCTACCCGACGGGGGCAGCCTACCGTCAAGTCCAAATGGGACAACCGGATTGCGATGTACACGGGAGACTATATCTTTGCGAGAGCCCTTGGCGTCGTAACCCGGCTGCCCCAGCCCGAGATTCACCAAATCATGTCGCATGCCATCGTGGAAATGAGCGTCGGGGAGATGGAGCAGATCCGGTTCTTCTTTCATACCGGCCAGACCGTGAGGGATTACCTTCTCCGGATCAAGCGCAAAACGGCTTATTTAATCGCGATTAGCTGCCAGCTGGGTGCGGTGGCGGCAGGAGCCTCTGCAAGCGTTTGCGACAAACTGTACCGTTTCGGTTATAATGTAGGAATGGCGTTCCAAATCCGCGATGACGTGCTTGATCTTAACGGGACGGAGCAGCAGATTGGCAAACCGCCAGGGAGCGATATCAAGCAGGGCAACATTACCCTGCCGGTGCTGTTTGCCCTTCAGGATCCGCAGCGGAAGGTTCTTCTTCTTGAGCAGATTGAGAGCATCCGGGAAGCGGAGGGGCAAGGGGATGTCACCCCTTTTCTGGAAGCCATCCGGCGTTCCGGAGGAGTGAAGAGGGCGGAGGACTTGGCGTCCCGCTACATTGACAGAGCCATCGAAGCATTGGACGGGCTCCCCGCCCGGCAAGCGAAGAAGGACCTCATCCGCATCGCGCATTTCGTGGGGAATCGTTCCTATTAA
- a CDS encoding menaquinone biosynthetic enzyme MqnA/MqnD family protein: MNNRRFRLGRINFTNVWPIYYHFPEARFRDRIELVSQVPTMLNQALAEGEIDASPVSSFAYGANFKDYVLLPDLSVSAGNRVKSILLFHEKPIEEIANGRVMLPTTSATSVNLLKILLEKFHQGRPDYRYAAPSLEEMMQEADAALLIGDDAIRAGWANTKYKVTDLGEEWHRLTGLGMTFAVWVVRKQAAEAAPELINELYEAFLGSKEQGLRDPGEMIAEAADRIGGTEEYWKQYFANLCYDFGPDQWKGLELYYRYAYELGLVHEPVDLQIWGYKSAKRVKQ, from the coding sequence ATGAACAACAGGAGATTTCGCTTAGGAAGAATTAATTTCACGAATGTTTGGCCGATTTATTATCATTTTCCGGAGGCAAGGTTCCGGGATCGGATCGAGCTGGTTTCCCAGGTGCCGACCATGCTTAATCAGGCGCTGGCCGAAGGCGAAATCGACGCCAGTCCGGTATCCTCCTTTGCTTACGGCGCCAACTTCAAAGATTACGTTCTTCTGCCGGATTTATCGGTTAGTGCGGGGAATCGGGTCAAATCCATTCTGCTTTTTCACGAGAAGCCCATTGAGGAAATTGCGAACGGAAGGGTCATGCTGCCGACCACTTCGGCGACCTCGGTTAATCTTCTCAAAATTCTATTGGAGAAATTCCATCAGGGCCGCCCGGATTACCGGTATGCCGCTCCATCCCTTGAGGAAATGATGCAGGAGGCGGACGCTGCCCTGCTTATCGGCGATGACGCTATCCGGGCCGGATGGGCCAATACGAAGTACAAGGTCACCGATCTTGGGGAAGAGTGGCACCGGTTGACCGGTCTTGGCATGACCTTCGCCGTTTGGGTGGTCCGTAAGCAGGCGGCTGAAGCCGCACCGGAGTTGATTAACGAATTGTATGAAGCCTTTCTGGGGAGCAAAGAACAGGGCCTGCGGGATCCCGGTGAGATGATTGCCGAGGCGGCGGATCGGATCGGAGGCACCGAGGAGTATTGGAAGCAGTATTTTGCCAATCTCTGTTATGATTTCGGTCCTGACCAATGGAAGGGACTGGAGCTGTACTACCGGTATGCTTACGAATTGGGACTGGTTCATGAGCCGGTGGATCTGCAAATCTGGGGGTATAAATCCGCTAAACGGGTGAAACAATGA
- a CDS encoding UbiX family flavin prenyltransferase, producing MNRPWIVGITGASGAVYGVTLCRYLLEFGCRVHLVITDAGWRVLHDELDWNASKRKEMLEKHFPDAGDRLTYHPIQDIGASIASGSFRTAGMVIVPCSMGTLAGVARGASDNLLERAADVMLKEGRPLLLVPRESPLHSIHLENMLTLSRMGARIIPAMPAFYHKPASIQEMVDFLVGKVMDSMGIEHDVYRRWGENHEQQEISLRKN from the coding sequence ATGAACAGGCCGTGGATTGTCGGAATAACGGGGGCGAGCGGTGCCGTTTACGGAGTTACGCTGTGCCGGTACCTGCTCGAGTTTGGCTGCCGGGTTCATCTCGTCATTACGGATGCCGGCTGGCGGGTGCTGCATGACGAACTGGACTGGAACGCCTCCAAACGGAAGGAGATGCTGGAGAAGCATTTTCCGGATGCGGGAGACCGGCTGACCTACCATCCGATCCAGGATATTGGGGCGAGTATCGCGAGCGGTTCGTTCCGGACCGCCGGTATGGTCATTGTCCCCTGCTCCATGGGAACCTTGGCGGGGGTGGCACGAGGCGCGTCGGACAATTTGCTGGAGCGTGCGGCTGACGTTATGCTGAAGGAAGGACGTCCCCTGCTCCTGGTTCCGAGGGAAAGTCCGCTTCATTCCATTCATCTAGAGAACATGCTGACCTTATCCCGGATGGGGGCGCGTATCATCCCGGCTATGCCTGCTTTTTATCATAAGCCTGCATCCATACAGGAGATGGTGGATTTTCTGGTAGGCAAGGTTATGGATTCGATGGGAATCGAGCATGATGTATACAGAAGATGGGGAGAAAATCATGAACAACAGGAGATTTCGCTTAGGAAGAATTAA
- a CDS encoding UbiA-like polyprenyltransferase — MRKVKIFLEMIKFEHTLFALPFAFMGALLGAVVMFGHLPSWGQIGWITLAMFGARSAAMGLNRVIDKVFDKKNPRTAGRAIPAGLLSSKEVLLFIAVSFVLLFVAASQLSTLAMSLLPVAVFFLVFYSYTKRFTWLCHVILGLTIALAPLGGWVAVTGSVNAAAMVFYFSIAFWTAGFDVIYACGDIEFDRKEGLYSIPSRFGLEKALLLAKVFHLITAVGLIILFFMTDLSWWYFAGLMIAYLILIYEHRLVSPTNLSKLNTAFFTLNGVLSIVMFVFTLVDLSVRYL; from the coding sequence ATGCGTAAAGTTAAAATTTTTCTTGAAATGATCAAATTCGAGCATACGTTATTCGCCCTTCCCTTTGCCTTCATGGGAGCCCTGCTTGGTGCGGTTGTCATGTTCGGGCATCTTCCAAGCTGGGGCCAGATCGGCTGGATAACCCTTGCCATGTTCGGGGCACGGAGCGCCGCGATGGGACTTAACCGGGTCATCGATAAGGTTTTCGACAAGAAGAATCCCCGCACAGCGGGGAGGGCCATCCCGGCGGGTCTGTTGTCTTCGAAGGAAGTTCTATTGTTTATTGCGGTTTCCTTTGTCCTCTTGTTTGTAGCGGCCTCTCAGCTCAGCACCCTGGCGATGAGCCTGCTACCGGTTGCTGTTTTTTTTCTGGTCTTTTACTCTTATACGAAGCGGTTTACCTGGCTGTGCCATGTCATTCTGGGTCTAACCATTGCCCTGGCTCCGCTCGGGGGCTGGGTCGCCGTAACCGGAAGCGTCAATGCTGCCGCCATGGTATTCTATTTCTCCATTGCCTTCTGGACGGCGGGCTTCGACGTCATCTATGCCTGCGGGGACATCGAGTTTGACCGCAAAGAAGGACTTTATTCCATTCCAAGCCGGTTCGGGCTTGAGAAGGCGCTGCTACTGGCCAAAGTATTCCACCTCATTACGGCGGTTGGCCTGATTATCTTGTTCTTTATGACGGACTTGAGCTGGTGGTACTTCGCCGGGCTTATGATCGCTTATTTGATTCTTATCTATGAGCACCGGCTTGTTTCTCCGACGAATCTGTCCAAGCTGAACACGGCCTTCTTTACCTTGAATGGGGTGCTCAGCATTGTGATGTTCGTCTTTACCCTCGTCGATCTGTCGGTGCGTTATTTATGA
- a CDS encoding demethylmenaquinone methyltransferase, with translation MKNKEQFVHSVFESIAPKYDLMNDILSFRRHKAWRSFTMKKMKVPAGATAIDLCCGTCDWTLSLAKASGTGPIVGLDFSQHMLDYGAEKVKAAGRNEQITLVQGNAMSLPYDDHSFDYATIGFGLRNVPDLEQVLREMQRVVKPGGQVVCLELSKPTWQPFKSIYYFYFQRLLPLMGKLIAKRYEQYKWLPESLVSFPDHQQLAGIFRQIGLTNVQAYPLTGGIAALHIGFKENIKQGPEASQHA, from the coding sequence ATGAAGAACAAAGAACAGTTCGTCCATTCCGTATTCGAGAGCATCGCTCCCAAATACGACTTGATGAACGACATATTGAGCTTTCGCCGGCATAAAGCCTGGAGAAGCTTTACGATGAAGAAGATGAAGGTGCCTGCGGGAGCGACAGCCATCGATCTGTGCTGCGGAACGTGCGATTGGACGCTTTCTCTTGCCAAAGCGAGCGGCACAGGGCCCATTGTAGGGCTGGACTTCAGCCAGCATATGCTGGATTACGGGGCGGAGAAGGTCAAGGCTGCCGGCCGGAACGAGCAAATTACGCTCGTACAAGGTAATGCCATGAGTCTTCCTTATGATGACCATTCCTTTGACTATGCCACCATCGGCTTCGGGCTTCGGAACGTACCGGACCTGGAGCAGGTGCTTAGGGAAATGCAGAGGGTCGTGAAGCCCGGCGGACAAGTGGTCTGCCTGGAGCTTTCCAAGCCTACCTGGCAGCCGTTCAAATCCATTTATTACTTTTACTTTCAGCGGCTTCTTCCGCTCATGGGCAAGCTGATTGCCAAGCGCTACGAACAGTACAAATGGCTTCCCGAATCCTTAGTCAGCTTTCCCGATCACCAGCAGCTAGCCGGCATTTTCCGGCAGATCGGACTGACGAATGTCCAAGCCTATCCGCTGACGGGAGGAATCGCCGCCCTTCATATCGGATTCAAGGAGAACATCAAGCAGGGACCGGAGGCAAGCCAACATGCGTAA
- a CDS encoding heptaprenyl diphosphate synthase component 1 has translation MNKLSIQNLARWYTDYDMIRTYTDLPSYPEVRTRLLLAALEEEGVGEERRTLYALVVSLVQMGLDTHQTVPVRSERKDKPAARSLQLKVLAGDYFSARYYDLLARAGEIEMIDRIASAICEVNRKKMNFYLQTRQAVIGPEEWLDQKVSIQMEMFLLFHYLMTGKRTAEWPDLLRSATCLEILAAEYMAEGQAEEEQDSWIYWYLIHSAAADDRKQIQSDRCTPKTKEALFVKYRVRERLASLLERELLRFEKIGNGMSNGKLAAEVESASAAWKDCLKGNKVLEER, from the coding sequence ATGAATAAATTATCCATCCAGAATTTGGCCAGGTGGTATACCGATTACGATATGATCCGCACCTATACGGACCTTCCTTCTTACCCGGAGGTCCGGACAAGGCTTCTTTTGGCTGCCCTTGAGGAAGAGGGAGTCGGGGAGGAGCGGAGAACCCTATACGCCCTGGTTGTCTCCCTGGTCCAAATGGGATTGGATACCCACCAGACGGTGCCTGTGCGCAGTGAACGGAAAGACAAGCCCGCTGCCCGGTCCCTTCAGTTGAAGGTGCTGGCCGGTGACTACTTCAGCGCCCGTTATTATGATCTGCTGGCGCGGGCGGGTGAGATCGAGATGATTGATCGGATCGCTTCCGCCATCTGTGAAGTCAACCGCAAGAAAATGAATTTCTATCTTCAAACCAGACAAGCCGTCATCGGCCCGGAAGAGTGGCTGGATCAGAAGGTTTCCATTCAGATGGAAATGTTTCTTCTTTTCCACTATTTGATGACCGGGAAGAGAACGGCGGAATGGCCCGACCTTCTGAGGAGTGCGACCTGCCTAGAGATATTGGCGGCGGAGTACATGGCGGAAGGCCAAGCGGAAGAAGAGCAGGATTCCTGGATTTATTGGTATCTTATCCATAGCGCTGCAGCGGACGACAGGAAACAGATTCAATCGGACCGCTGCACGCCCAAAACGAAAGAGGCTCTCTTCGTCAAATACCGGGTACGGGAAAGGCTTGCTTCTTTGCTGGAAAGGGAGCTGCTCCGGTTCGAGAAGATAGGAAACGGGATGTCGAACGGGAAGCTGGCGGCAGAGGTGGAATCCGCCTCTGCCGCTTGGAAGGACTGTCTTAAAGGAAACAAAGTGCTGGAAGAGCGATAA
- the mtrB gene encoding trp RNA-binding attenuation protein MtrB, producing MEQNQAEYFVIKAKENGVQVIGLTRGQHTKFHHTEKLDKGEVMIAQFTDFTSAVKIRGKAVVMTKFGEIHTEE from the coding sequence ATGGAGCAGAACCAAGCCGAATATTTCGTGATCAAAGCCAAAGAGAACGGGGTCCAGGTCATCGGACTTACCCGGGGCCAGCATACTAAGTTTCATCATACGGAGAAGCTGGACAAGGGAGAGGTCATGATTGCTCAGTTCACCGATTTTACCTCGGCGGTCAAGATCCGGGGGAAAGCTGTCGTCATGACGAAATTCGGAGAAATCCACACGGAAGAATAA
- a CDS encoding HU family DNA-binding protein, which yields MNKSELITKVAESSELSKKDATKAVEAVFDAISEALQSGDKVQLVGFGNFEVRERSARKGRNPQTGEEIEIAASKVPSFKPGKALRDGIQ from the coding sequence ATGAATAAATCCGAATTGATTACCAAGGTAGCTGAATCCTCCGAGCTTTCCAAGAAGGACGCCACCAAAGCGGTAGAAGCCGTGTTCGATGCCATTTCCGAAGCCCTGCAAAGCGGAGATAAGGTTCAACTTGTTGGATTTGGAAATTTCGAGGTTCGTGAACGTTCCGCCCGTAAAGGACGCAATCCTCAGACGGGAGAAGAAATCGAAATCGCCGCCAGCAAAGTGCCTTCTTTCAAGCCAGGTAAAGCTCTGAGAGACGGAATCCAATAG
- the spoIVA gene encoding stage IV sporulation protein A, producing MEKIDIFKDIAERTGGDIYLGVVGAVRTGKSTFIKRFMEAGVLPNIRNESDRARATDELPQSAAGRTIMTTEPKFVPNTAVQIAVSEGLNVNVRLVDCVGYAVEGAKGYEDENGPRMISTPWFDEPIPFEEAAEIGTRKVIQEHSTLGVVVTTDGSISEIPRSSYVQAEERVIAELKEVGKPFVLIINSTRPNSESALELRTELAAKYDIPVMTLSVAQMGEDECLSVLREVLYEFPVHEVNVNLPSWVMVLQENHWLRSHFENSVRDTVQDIRRLRDVDRVVGQFSEYDFISRAALADMNMGQGVAEIDLYAPDELYDKILMEVVGVEIRGKDHLLQLMQEFTHAKREYDQFAEALEMVKTTGYGIAPPTLAEMALDEPELIRQGARFGVRLKATAPSIHMIRVDVESEFSPIIGTEKQSEELVRYLMQDFEDNPLKIWESDIFGRSLHSIVREGIQGKLAMMPDNARYKLQETLGRIINEGSGGLIAIIL from the coding sequence TTGGAGAAAATCGACATCTTTAAGGACATTGCCGAACGTACCGGCGGGGATATCTACCTGGGGGTCGTCGGTGCCGTCCGCACAGGCAAGTCCACGTTTATCAAGCGTTTCATGGAAGCCGGCGTTCTGCCCAATATCCGCAATGAGTCGGATCGGGCACGCGCCACCGATGAGCTCCCGCAAAGTGCGGCAGGGCGGACGATCATGACGACCGAACCGAAGTTCGTGCCGAATACCGCCGTCCAGATTGCCGTCTCGGAAGGCTTAAACGTCAATGTCCGCCTCGTGGACTGCGTAGGCTACGCGGTGGAGGGAGCCAAAGGCTACGAGGATGAGAACGGTCCCCGGATGATCTCAACGCCATGGTTCGATGAGCCGATTCCCTTCGAGGAAGCGGCCGAGATCGGAACGCGCAAGGTCATTCAGGAGCATTCCACCCTTGGCGTCGTGGTCACGACAGACGGCAGTATCTCCGAAATCCCCCGTTCCTCCTACGTACAGGCGGAAGAAAGGGTGATTGCGGAGCTGAAGGAAGTCGGAAAGCCCTTTGTTCTCATTATTAACTCCACGAGACCGAACAGCGAATCGGCACTCGAGCTTCGTACCGAGCTTGCCGCCAAATATGATATCCCGGTGATGACCTTGAGCGTAGCCCAAATGGGAGAAGACGAATGCCTGTCCGTTCTGAGAGAAGTCCTATACGAATTCCCGGTCCATGAAGTAAACGTCAATCTTCCGAGCTGGGTCATGGTGCTGCAGGAAAATCACTGGCTGCGGAGCCACTTCGAGAATTCCGTAAGGGATACGGTTCAAGACATCCGCCGGCTGCGGGACGTGGACCGGGTGGTCGGGCAATTCTCCGAGTATGACTTCATTTCAAGAGCCGCTCTTGCGGACATGAACATGGGTCAGGGCGTCGCGGAAATCGATCTGTATGCGCCCGACGAGCTCTACGACAAAATCCTGATGGAGGTCGTGGGGGTTGAGATCCGGGGCAAAGATCATCTTCTTCAGCTCATGCAGGAGTTTACCCACGCCAAAAGGGAATACGATCAATTTGCCGAAGCTCTTGAAATGGTCAAAACGACAGGCTACGGCATCGCCCCGCCGACCTTGGCCGAAATGGCTTTGGACGAACCCGAGCTTATCCGGCAGGGAGCCCGCTTCGGGGTTCGGCTGAAAGCAACCGCGCCATCCATTCATATGATCCGCGTGGATGTCGAATCGGAGTTCTCCCCAATCATCGGGACAGAGAAGCAAAGCGAAGAGCTGGTTCGTTACCTGATGCAGGATTTCGAGGACAACCCGCTCAAAATCTGGGAATCCGATATTTTCGGCCGGTCGCTCCATTCCATTGTACGGGAAGGGATCCAGGGCAAGCTTGCCATGATGCCGGACAATGCCCGCTACAAGCTTCAAGAGACGCTGGGCCGGATCATCAACGAAGGCTCCGGCGGACTGATCGCTATCATCCTTTAA
- a CDS encoding 2Fe-2S iron-sulfur cluster-binding protein yields the protein MHPEIHFLPDDRKVTVRPGTTLLDAGRRARVQIRTRCGGKAACLMCKVRVPDQTGLAPMNKNEELKLGSQSTEGYRLACQARVTGPVSVHVPEDPLKAAVRAQLQKQKEDQEW from the coding sequence ATGCACCCGGAGATTCATTTCCTGCCGGATGACCGCAAGGTGACCGTCCGGCCGGGAACCACTCTGCTCGATGCCGGACGCCGGGCTCGGGTCCAGATCCGGACGCGCTGCGGAGGCAAGGCTGCCTGCCTCATGTGCAAGGTTCGGGTACCGGATCAGACCGGACTGGCCCCAATGAACAAAAACGAAGAGCTGAAGCTCGGAAGCCAGAGCACGGAAGGGTACCGTTTGGCCTGCCAGGCCAGGGTAACCGGTCCGGTGTCGGTCCATGTGCCGGAAGACCCGCTGAAGGCGGCTGTCCGGGCCCAGCTTCAGAAACAAAAGGAGGACCAGGAATGGTAA
- a CDS encoding nucleotidyltransferase family protein has protein sequence MTNHEACRKLPASMAEALRLLADRLAPYQGAWMVGGSCGLLLHGLRLPNEPRDLDLYADRNHVGDMHRLLADRAEDEQQHSRTDRYDSVLSHYRVSGVNVELVGGFEIRATGSLYRVETDVLKPYAAIPSIDKRIRVMPLAHELVFNLLREREDRYEPVAAAMKANPAAHMPALGAIVQGNRLSLELLRKLESLTEYPLTKEGDSHAPGDSFPAG, from the coding sequence ATGACTAATCATGAAGCATGCCGGAAGCTTCCGGCTTCTATGGCCGAGGCGCTCCGCCTGCTGGCTGACCGGCTCGCTCCCTATCAGGGGGCATGGATGGTCGGAGGCAGCTGCGGGCTGCTTTTGCATGGGCTCCGCCTACCGAACGAGCCGCGCGACCTCGATCTGTACGCGGACCGGAATCACGTCGGGGACATGCATCGTTTACTGGCGGATAGGGCGGAGGATGAGCAGCAGCACAGCCGGACCGACCGGTATGACTCCGTTCTCAGCCACTACAGGGTGAGCGGGGTTAACGTGGAGCTCGTGGGCGGTTTCGAAATCCGCGCCACCGGTTCCCTCTACCGGGTGGAAACGGATGTGCTGAAGCCTTATGCGGCTATCCCTTCCATCGACAAGCGGATACGGGTCATGCCGCTTGCCCATGAGCTGGTCTTTAACCTGCTCCGCGAGCGGGAAGACCGGTACGAGCCGGTGGCGGCGGCGATGAAAGCCAACCCGGCCGCTCATATGCCTGCCCTCGGTGCGATTGTACAGGGCAACCGGCTATCCCTAGAGCTGCTGAGGAAATTGGAGAGCCTCACCGAATACCCGCTTACGAAGGAGGGCGATAGCCATGCACCCGGAGATTCATTTCCTGCCGGATGA
- a CDS encoding 2Fe-2S iron-sulfur cluster-binding protein — MIELKGRNVTKSLENGQGKTILDLALKHEVDWGFSCTRGTCARCRCLITEGLDQLAKPTDEELDRLEPEELEQGFRLGCQAIVKGTGPVTAVWKPYF, encoded by the coding sequence ATGATTGAATTAAAAGGGCGGAACGTAACCAAATCGCTGGAAAACGGCCAAGGCAAGACGATTCTGGATCTGGCCTTGAAGCACGAGGTGGATTGGGGCTTCTCCTGCACCCGGGGAACATGTGCTAGATGCCGCTGTTTGATAACGGAAGGGTTGGACCAGTTGGCCAAGCCTACCGATGAGGAACTGGACCGGCTGGAGCCGGAGGAGCTGGAGCAGGGCTTCCGGCTGGGCTGCCAGGCGATTGTCAAAGGGACAGGCCCGGTCACGGCGGTATGGAAGCCATATTTCTAA
- a CDS encoding DUF2768 family protein, protein MSSMDKMWASFYAIGLMLLASVIITFARHKTKGIVRFVLSFIAFVLFIPIFLLMLASMF, encoded by the coding sequence ATGAGCAGTATGGACAAAATGTGGGCTTCGTTCTATGCAATCGGGCTGATGCTGCTGGCAAGCGTAATCATTACCTTCGCCAGGCACAAGACGAAAGGGATTGTCCGCTTCGTCTTGTCTTTCATTGCCTTCGTCTTGTTTATTCCGATTTTTTTGCTGATGCTGGCTTCTATGTTTTAA
- a CDS encoding stage VI sporulation protein F, which translates to MKVSDKNVQKDVLNAINSKTGKKVTEKDISKLASGVKPSTLQSEEQLRQLIKQVSGMVNIPVSESTVNDIIQAVKGSNLNTGSLEQLMKMMASKKK; encoded by the coding sequence ATGAAGGTGAGCGACAAAAATGTGCAGAAGGACGTTCTGAACGCGATTAATAGCAAGACCGGCAAAAAGGTGACGGAGAAGGACATCAGCAAGCTGGCTAGCGGAGTAAAACCGTCGACGCTTCAAAGCGAGGAACAGCTCCGGCAGCTGATTAAGCAAGTATCCGGCATGGTTAACATCCCGGTTTCGGAATCTACCGTAAACGACATTATCCAAGCCGTTAAGGGCAGCAATCTGAATACGGGAAGCCTCGAACAGCTGATGAAAATGATGGCAAGCAAGAAGAAATAA
- a CDS encoding NAD(P)H-dependent glycerol-3-phosphate dehydrogenase translates to MANKKAAVLVAGSWGTALATVLADNGMEVCLWSRREEQVTEINRRHTNSRFLKDTVLSEAIYATTSLEEAVRDAEAVILAATSASMREIAGKLQPYLPPEALLIHATKGFEVETMKRMTSVIAEELPSYDSRRIVVLSGPSHAEEVVLRCPTTIVVAAEEMEAAEAAQDLFINSHFRVYTNPDVTGVEIGGALKNIIALGAGLTDGLGFGDNAKAALMTRGLAEIARLGTAMGANPLTFAGLAGVGDLIATCTSKHSRNWRAGYMIGQGAALEEVLEKMGMVVEGVKTTQAAHILAQRYEVAMPITDALFRVLFEGKTPEEAVEDLMGRVRTHEIEDIAQEASAKWVP, encoded by the coding sequence ATGGCTAACAAAAAAGCGGCGGTTCTGGTAGCCGGAAGCTGGGGTACGGCTCTGGCAACCGTCCTTGCCGATAACGGGATGGAGGTCTGCCTCTGGTCCCGAAGGGAAGAGCAGGTGACGGAGATCAACCGCCGGCATACGAACAGCAGGTTTCTGAAAGACACGGTGCTGTCCGAGGCCATCTACGCGACCACGAGCCTGGAAGAGGCCGTCCGGGATGCGGAAGCTGTCATCCTGGCGGCGACCTCCGCGAGCATGCGGGAGATTGCGGGGAAGCTGCAGCCTTACCTGCCGCCGGAGGCGCTCCTCATCCATGCTACCAAAGGCTTTGAAGTGGAGACGATGAAACGGATGACCTCGGTGATCGCCGAGGAGCTTCCATCCTATGACAGCCGGCGGATCGTGGTGCTCTCGGGACCGAGTCATGCGGAGGAAGTCGTGCTCCGCTGCCCTACGACCATCGTAGTGGCCGCAGAGGAGATGGAAGCCGCCGAAGCCGCACAGGATCTGTTCATTAACAGCCATTTCCGGGTCTATACGAATCCGGACGTTACCGGAGTCGAGATCGGCGGGGCTCTCAAAAATATTATAGCGCTTGGAGCCGGATTAACCGACGGGCTCGGCTTTGGCGATAACGCCAAGGCGGCGCTGATGACCCGGGGCTTGGCGGAGATCGCCCGGCTCGGCACGGCGATGGGAGCCAATCCTCTGACTTTCGCGGGACTCGCGGGTGTCGGGGATCTTATCGCGACCTGTACGAGCAAGCACAGCCGCAACTGGAGAGCCGGCTATATGATCGGTCAGGGAGCCGCACTCGAAGAGGTGCTGGAGAAGATGGGCATGGTGGTCGAGGGGGTCAAAACGACCCAGGCCGCTCATATTCTAGCCCAAAGGTATGAGGTGGCGATGCCGATTACCGATGCTTTGTTCCGGGTTCTGTTCGAAGGCAAAACGCCTGAGGAAGCCGTAGAGGATCTCATGGGAAGGGTAAGGACGCACGAGATTGAGGACATCGCCCAGGAAGCCTCGGCCAAATGGGTACCTTAG